The following proteins are co-located in the Dyadobacter chenwenxiniae genome:
- a CDS encoding Crp/Fnr family transcriptional regulator, with protein sequence MEAKEILRQHIAQAASLTDQQFDYFFSHFKPQSYKKGGTVIQVGKPVEHEYFVISGCLKAFFVNDDIKTYILQFAMPTWWTSDYAAMYNRTNATITVDCITDAEVLCLADSDRERLCKEIHQIEHFFRWRTNRGYVASQKRLLSFMNNDTKARYEELLALYPQLYNLVPKHLIASYLGVSRETLSRLYNNHR encoded by the coding sequence ATGGAAGCGAAGGAAATTTTGAGGCAGCATATCGCCCAGGCAGCAAGTTTAACCGACCAGCAGTTCGACTATTTTTTTTCGCATTTCAAACCTCAATCCTATAAAAAAGGAGGAACAGTAATCCAGGTCGGAAAACCGGTTGAGCATGAATATTTTGTGATTTCCGGTTGCCTGAAAGCCTTTTTTGTAAATGACGATATCAAAACCTACATTCTCCAGTTTGCAATGCCCACGTGGTGGACTTCCGACTACGCCGCCATGTACAATCGTACAAATGCCACCATCACAGTCGATTGCATTACGGATGCCGAAGTCCTTTGCCTGGCGGACAGTGACCGTGAAAGGCTTTGCAAGGAAATACATCAGATAGAGCACTTCTTCCGCTGGCGCACAAACAGAGGTTATGTAGCATCACAAAAGCGGCTGCTTTCTTTTATGAATAATGATACCAAAGCCCGCTATGAAGAACTGCTGGCCTTGTATCCGCAGCTTTACAACCTCGTCCCCAAACACCTTATTGCCTCCTATCTCGGCGTTTCACGCGAGACGCTCAGCCGTCTTTACAACAACCACAGATAG
- a CDS encoding 2Fe-2S iron-sulfur cluster-binding protein, which translates to MSDTIDFILVLDGKEYAVRVDKGQYISLMTLISDHLPISGFGLCSGMGGCGTCLVEIDGEPALSCGVPVNADLSDTIIVIQEARF; encoded by the coding sequence ATGAGCGACACGATTGATTTTATTCTCGTTTTGGATGGAAAGGAATATGCGGTGCGCGTGGACAAGGGTCAGTATATATCGTTAATGACACTGATTTCAGATCATTTGCCCATTTCCGGTTTCGGTCTTTGCAGCGGAATGGGCGGCTGCGGGACCTGCCTTGTGGAAATTGACGGCGAACCTGCTCTTTCCTGTGGCGTTCCGGTTAATGCCGATCTTTCTGATACGATCATTGTAATTCAGGAAGCCCGTTTCTAA
- a CDS encoding cytochrome-c peroxidase, which yields MHSFLLIIGLAIICTSCGREREPLKNKKKNNAETIQALGALPKYVTDPPGNKSTPEKVRLGRLLFFDPILSGNKDVSCATCHQPEFNYAEFLETSIGVNGRGTGSKRQFLDQNDIPFVKRNSQSILNTAFNGIKNGESYHAESAPMFWDLRAKGLEEQALVPVRTLEEMRGHSYPEDKVIDEIVARVRKIPAYESLFREAFAGDKNPVNVTNMSKAIASYERTLIANNSRFDQYMRGDSSALTTGEKEGLNLFLKTGCAKCHSGPMLSDYRLHTLGVPDSQNRKETDPGANNDYAFRTPSLRNLRYTGPYMHSGKFATLEQVLQFYEDIAGGKIPNPNVKPAQIDTLATSMDVNFKDISRIVEFLNALNDDDFDKSVPESVPSGLPVIEL from the coding sequence ATGCATTCTTTTTTACTCATCATCGGACTGGCTATAATCTGCACTTCCTGCGGCAGAGAGCGCGAGCCTTTGAAAAACAAGAAGAAAAACAATGCAGAAACGATCCAGGCATTGGGTGCGCTGCCCAAATACGTTACAGATCCGCCCGGAAACAAATCAACTCCGGAAAAAGTACGGCTTGGAAGACTGCTGTTCTTTGACCCGATCCTGTCCGGAAATAAGGATGTATCCTGCGCAACTTGTCATCAGCCCGAATTCAATTATGCCGAGTTTTTGGAAACGTCCATCGGCGTCAATGGTCGGGGAACGGGCAGCAAGCGGCAATTTCTGGATCAGAATGACATTCCATTTGTAAAAAGAAATTCGCAAAGCATTCTTAATACTGCCTTCAACGGCATCAAAAACGGTGAAAGTTATCACGCGGAATCTGCGCCGATGTTCTGGGACCTGCGGGCCAAAGGCCTGGAAGAGCAAGCGCTGGTCCCGGTGCGGACACTGGAAGAAATGCGCGGCCATTCTTATCCGGAAGACAAGGTGATCGATGAGATTGTGGCGCGGGTCAGGAAAATTCCGGCTTATGAAAGTTTGTTCCGGGAGGCATTTGCGGGCGACAAAAATCCGGTCAATGTCACCAATATGTCCAAAGCCATTGCTTCCTACGAGCGCACACTCATTGCCAACAATTCACGGTTCGACCAGTATATGCGCGGGGACAGCAGTGCGCTGACGACAGGGGAGAAGGAGGGGTTAAACCTTTTCCTGAAGACGGGTTGTGCCAAATGTCATTCCGGCCCTATGTTGTCTGACTATAGGCTTCATACATTGGGTGTGCCGGACTCCCAAAACCGCAAAGAGACCGACCCGGGCGCTAATAATGATTATGCCTTTCGCACGCCCTCGCTGCGTAACCTGCGTTATACAGGCCCTTATATGCATAGCGGGAAGTTTGCCACGCTCGAACAAGTGTTGCAGTTTTATGAAGACATTGCAGGAGGCAAAATTCCAAATCCCAATGTTAAACCGGCTCAGATTGACACATTAGCCACCAGTATGGACGTCAATTTTAAGGACATTTCCAGGATCGTAGAGTTTTTGAATGCATTAAATGACGATGATTTTGATAAATCGGTTCCGGAAAGTGTGCCCAGCGGATTACCGGTTATCGAGCTATGA
- a CDS encoding sugar phosphate isomerase/epimerase family protein produces MKQMDRKTFLRELSLLAGASIVYGHAGAAGPSANKANFKLGFVTYLWGKDWDLPTLIKNCSDTKINGVELRVEHAHKVMPELTKAERIEVKKRFADSPVELIGLGTNQQYDYPDQAKLKASIERTKEFIRLSADVGGSGVKVKPNALHADVPVEKTLTQIGAALGELASYAKDFGQQIRLEVHGEKTQELPNIKQIMEVANHPNARICWNCNKEDLIGEGFQHNFDLVKKWFGDTIHVRELDRTDYPYKALLSNLGKMNYEGWVLLECHTNPEDKIKSMMEQRAVFDRMIKEV; encoded by the coding sequence ATGAAACAAATGGACAGAAAGACATTTTTGAGAGAATTATCGCTGCTCGCAGGCGCGTCGATCGTTTACGGCCACGCGGGCGCGGCGGGTCCGTCCGCGAACAAGGCGAATTTCAAGCTCGGATTTGTAACTTATCTGTGGGGAAAGGACTGGGACCTGCCCACGTTGATCAAAAACTGCTCGGATACAAAAATAAACGGTGTTGAACTACGCGTGGAGCACGCGCATAAGGTTATGCCGGAACTGACTAAGGCCGAGCGTATAGAAGTAAAAAAGAGATTTGCCGATAGTCCCGTGGAGCTGATAGGCCTCGGTACAAACCAGCAATACGATTATCCCGATCAGGCGAAGTTAAAAGCATCCATCGAGCGCACCAAAGAGTTTATCCGGTTAAGCGCCGACGTAGGCGGTTCGGGTGTCAAAGTGAAACCCAATGCCCTTCATGCGGACGTTCCCGTTGAAAAAACATTGACGCAAATCGGAGCAGCATTGGGTGAACTGGCTTCCTATGCAAAAGATTTCGGCCAGCAGATCAGGCTGGAAGTGCATGGAGAGAAGACGCAGGAACTGCCTAACATTAAGCAGATTATGGAAGTTGCCAACCATCCGAACGCCAGGATCTGCTGGAACTGTAACAAGGAAGACCTGATAGGAGAAGGATTCCAGCATAATTTTGATCTGGTCAAAAAATGGTTCGGCGACACAATCCACGTACGCGAACTGGACCGCACCGATTATCCCTACAAAGCTTTGCTGAGCAATCTGGGTAAAATGAATTACGAAGGTTGGGTCCTTCTGGAATGCCATACCAATCCGGAGGACAAGATCAAGTCGATGATGGAGCAGCGGGCTGTTTTTGATCGGATGATTAAGGAGGTCTGA
- a CDS encoding DUF1080 domain-containing protein: MSNTSETDLIKACLKEIEGMLAWGDSKDWSNYDFEKLSEAIFEKTKVRLSTTTLKRVWGRIKYDHAPNTATLNTLAQFAGFDDWRNFIQNNDKPDISNHAPAENLPPEIQHIEITKPKHKRRLPLPWTFGLVFLIAVASYFVFQNVLGSGRVDPAHFSFKADKVYSEGVPNSVVFTYNASQAKTDSVYIVQTWDISRKTLVPKHQSKHSAIYYYPGYFNTRLIVDGEVVKRHVVQITSDGWLGLVEMDEKPFYFAKKDITKPDRIAISEDLLKANNFNLKPVAPRIRLFNQRDMGDLRNDNFEFETTLRNDYKEGGNTCQPVEVLIQCKDDIIFLPLGNPACIGELKMYAAGKMFDAKFADLSGFGANLSEWTTLRVVCRDKKMQVFVNNKKALEFTFPNAATGIVGLQYRFNGVGEVKGTWFKDAGGRRIDMAP; this comes from the coding sequence ATGTCAAATACGTCTGAAACGGATCTTATCAAAGCCTGTCTGAAAGAGATAGAAGGAATGCTGGCCTGGGGTGACAGCAAGGATTGGTCTAACTACGATTTTGAAAAATTGAGTGAGGCGATCTTTGAAAAAACGAAGGTCCGGCTCAGCACGACTACATTAAAAAGGGTTTGGGGACGAATCAAATATGATCATGCGCCCAACACGGCTACACTCAACACGCTGGCCCAGTTTGCAGGATTCGACGACTGGCGGAATTTTATCCAGAACAATGACAAACCAGACATTAGCAATCATGCACCAGCGGAGAACTTACCCCCTGAAATACAGCACATTGAAATAACAAAACCCAAACACAAACGCCGACTGCCGCTTCCCTGGACGTTCGGATTAGTGTTTTTGATAGCCGTTGCGAGTTATTTTGTATTTCAAAATGTCCTTGGCTCCGGGCGGGTTGACCCGGCGCACTTTTCATTTAAAGCCGATAAAGTGTATTCGGAGGGTGTGCCGAACTCGGTTGTTTTCACTTATAATGCATCCCAGGCGAAAACCGATTCGGTTTACATTGTACAAACCTGGGACATTTCCCGTAAAACATTGGTTCCCAAGCACCAGTCAAAGCATTCGGCTATTTATTATTACCCGGGCTACTTTAATACGCGGCTCATCGTAGACGGCGAAGTTGTGAAAAGGCACGTTGTCCAGATCACCTCCGATGGCTGGCTGGGTCTGGTAGAAATGGATGAAAAACCCTTTTATTTCGCAAAAAAGGACATTACCAAGCCCGACCGCATTGCGATTAGCGAAGATTTACTCAAAGCCAACAACTTTAATCTAAAACCGGTCGCGCCGCGAATTCGTCTTTTCAACCAGCGTGATATGGGCGACTTGAGAAACGACAATTTTGAGTTTGAAACAACATTGCGAAACGATTACAAGGAAGGCGGAAACACTTGCCAGCCCGTGGAAGTGCTCATCCAATGCAAAGACGACATCATTTTCCTTCCACTCGGCAACCCGGCTTGTATAGGAGAGCTAAAAATGTACGCAGCCGGCAAAATGTTCGATGCTAAGTTCGCCGACCTGTCGGGCTTCGGAGCAAATCTGAGCGAATGGACCACATTACGGGTCGTTTGCAGGGATAAGAAAATGCAGGTTTTTGTCAATAATAAAAAAGCCCTGGAATTCACATTTCCCAATGCTGCGACTGGCATTGTTGGATTGCAATATCGGTTTAACGGAGTTGGGGAAGTAAAGGGAACGTGGTTCAAGGATGCGGGCGGGCGACGAATAGACATGGCCCCCTGA
- the katG gene encoding catalase/peroxidase HPI, translating into MEKDSNDIGKCPYLNGTMSHNVGGGGTRNRDWWPNQLKLSILRQHSSKTNPLEPDFNYAEAFKSLDLQAVKADLHALMTDSQDWWPADFGHYGPLFIRMAWHSAGTYRVFDGRGGGGSGQQRFAPLNSWPDNVSLDKARRLLWPIKQKYGQKLSWADLMILTGNVALESMGFKTFGFAGGRADVWEPDEDVYWGAETTWLGNDRRYAKGVAGVTGPGVVSSDEDPGEGIHSRTLEKPLGAAHMGLIYVNPEGPDGNPDPVAAAKDIRDTFGRMAMNDEETVALIAGGHSFGKTHGAAPSDHVGNEPEGADVESQGLGWSNSFGSGRGPDTITSGLEVIWTTTPTQWSNNFFENLFGFEWELTKSPGGAHQWVARNADNIIPDAYDSTKKHAPTMLTTDLALRLDPAYEKISRHFLENPDAFADAFARAWFKLTHRDMGPRSRYLGPEVPEEVLIWQDPVPAVDHALIDEGDISALKSNILASGLSVSELVSAAWASASTFRGSDKRGGANGARVRLAPQRDWKVNNPAQLQKVLSTLESIQSEFNSTQSFGKKVSLADLIVLAGCAAIEKAASDAGHSVSVPFTPGRTDASAAQTDIESVSYLEPAADGFRNYRGNTYAVSTEELLIDKAQLLTLTAPELTVLVGGMRALSTNFDGSKNGVFTTRPGQLSNDFFVNLLDMNTSWKAMGEDKELYLGSDRTSGQPKWTATRADLVFGSNSELRVIAEVYASADAQGKFVKDFVAAWTKVMNLDRFDLA; encoded by the coding sequence ATGGAAAAAGACTCAAATGACATCGGCAAATGCCCTTATCTCAATGGCACCATGAGCCATAATGTGGGCGGTGGCGGCACCAGGAACCGCGATTGGTGGCCCAACCAGTTAAAGCTTAGCATTCTGCGCCAGCATTCGTCTAAGACGAACCCGCTGGAACCGGACTTTAATTATGCCGAAGCATTTAAAAGTCTGGATTTGCAAGCCGTAAAAGCTGATCTGCATGCGCTCATGACCGATTCACAGGATTGGTGGCCAGCTGATTTTGGACATTATGGCCCACTTTTCATTCGTATGGCGTGGCATAGCGCAGGAACTTACCGGGTATTTGACGGTCGCGGAGGCGGTGGCTCAGGGCAGCAGCGTTTTGCGCCGCTGAATAGCTGGCCGGACAATGTGAGTCTTGATAAGGCCCGGCGCTTGCTTTGGCCAATCAAACAAAAATACGGACAAAAACTTTCCTGGGCTGATTTGATGATCCTTACGGGAAATGTGGCGCTGGAATCGATGGGCTTTAAGACATTTGGTTTTGCCGGCGGACGTGCAGATGTTTGGGAGCCGGACGAAGACGTTTACTGGGGAGCGGAAACGACCTGGCTTGGCAATGACCGGCGTTATGCAAAAGGTGTAGCGGGTGTTACAGGCCCTGGTGTAGTTTCATCGGATGAAGATCCGGGAGAGGGCATTCATTCGCGCACGCTCGAAAAACCTCTTGGCGCGGCTCATATGGGGCTTATTTATGTAAACCCGGAAGGTCCGGACGGAAACCCTGACCCGGTTGCCGCTGCAAAAGATATACGCGATACATTCGGCCGCATGGCCATGAACGATGAAGAAACCGTTGCCCTGATCGCTGGCGGACATAGTTTTGGTAAAACGCACGGTGCCGCGCCTTCGGACCATGTTGGTAATGAGCCAGAGGGCGCAGACGTTGAATCGCAGGGTTTGGGATGGAGCAACAGTTTTGGTTCGGGACGTGGTCCGGATACGATCACGAGCGGATTGGAAGTGATCTGGACTACAACGCCCACACAATGGAGCAACAATTTCTTCGAGAACCTTTTTGGTTTTGAGTGGGAACTGACCAAAAGCCCTGGCGGAGCGCATCAGTGGGTTGCCAGAAATGCGGACAATATTATCCCGGATGCATACGACAGCACAAAAAAGCATGCCCCGACGATGTTAACGACGGATCTGGCATTAAGGCTTGATCCTGCGTATGAAAAAATATCAAGGCATTTCCTGGAAAACCCGGATGCTTTTGCCGACGCATTTGCCCGCGCTTGGTTTAAACTGACACACCGTGACATGGGTCCCCGTTCGCGTTACCTGGGCCCGGAAGTGCCTGAGGAAGTGCTGATCTGGCAAGATCCTGTCCCGGCTGTCGATCATGCGTTGATTGACGAAGGTGATATTTCTGCATTGAAATCAAACATTCTGGCGTCTGGTTTGAGTGTTTCGGAACTTGTCTCGGCCGCATGGGCTTCGGCTTCGACATTCCGTGGTTCGGATAAGCGCGGCGGCGCAAATGGTGCACGCGTTCGTCTGGCTCCTCAGAGAGACTGGAAAGTAAACAATCCTGCGCAGCTGCAAAAAGTGCTAAGCACGCTGGAAAGCATTCAAAGTGAGTTTAACAGCACACAATCGTTTGGCAAGAAAGTTTCATTGGCCGACCTGATCGTCCTCGCCGGTTGCGCTGCCATCGAGAAGGCAGCAAGCGATGCCGGACATTCGGTCAGCGTTCCGTTTACACCCGGGCGTACAGACGCTTCCGCGGCGCAGACTGACATTGAATCAGTAAGTTACCTTGAACCTGCTGCTGACGGCTTCCGGAATTACCGGGGCAACACTTACGCTGTTTCTACTGAGGAATTATTGATCGATAAAGCACAATTGCTGACGCTGACTGCACCGGAACTAACCGTTTTGGTAGGCGGAATGCGTGCATTGAGCACAAACTTCGATGGATCCAAAAATGGTGTTTTCACGACACGTCCCGGTCAGCTTAGCAATGATTTCTTTGTTAACTTGCTGGATATGAATACGTCCTGGAAAGCTATGGGTGAAGATAAAGAGCTTTACCTGGGCAGCGACCGTACATCAGGGCAGCCTAAATGGACTGCCACACGCGCTGATCTCGTTTTTGGCTCAAACTCAGAATTGCGCGTCATTGCGGAGGTTTACGCGAGTGCGGACGCGCAAGGCAAATTCGTGAAAGATTTTGTCGCAGCATGGACGAAAGTCATGAATCTTGACAGATTTGATCTGGCTTGA
- a CDS encoding sensor histidine kinase, translated as MKNYFYKSTHTHNPMLLWFMLLMVIPACEKSTNADHEKQMDTWIDKLDRESRKMGIKRSVQTFDSLMATLEEVGLGDKMRYYKFMKVLAHRDSTLSGQALMYTDSLLQLFPTVQIRKKYPIEYSKALLLKGDDFFKQKQYYQAYRNYYHGKSFLTGMGEICECARYSSRIANISFQEENYHQAIEYWKHELKELSHCTQSGNFQLEFIEMQGSLRNIGIAHLLRNEPDIALRYFREAKEFIDKHAADFPREKNFIKFARIVILRNQAEAYALKGDTKMAEKLIARCLQHDPDIEWSYEVEQESRQILANIYIDTRQFTKAWEQLLILKKMAAASKNTAHVASYQKMQANILFGQGKFEEAGKLLISSLEADRIEKLRKNAANKSDVGQLLQQIQLERERELVAEKDARESLLLKSAILLLIALSIIAYLIWRNARKSMINLKAVTALNKVITQSNIVLQDTVNALEQAEIENEHVLKIVAHDLRNPLAAIISASHMLFWDETPSEEQGELISGIQLSAGKANTLISQILESTSDRERIVKNDVSLQEIVQSCIDMLSHKASEKQQKLQYRYESVTVPVDREKIWRVFCNLLSNAIKFSQPGGSVRINLQRQNDTVLLSIEDNGIGIPENLKDQIFLPLNNAKRSGTAGEQSYGIGLSICKQIVESHGGRIWFESVNDAGTTFFVELPV; from the coding sequence ATGAAGAATTACTTCTACAAGTCAACACATACACACAACCCGATGCTACTGTGGTTTATGCTGCTGATGGTTATCCCGGCATGCGAAAAATCCACTAATGCGGATCACGAAAAGCAGATGGATACGTGGATTGACAAGTTGGACCGGGAATCGAGAAAAATGGGCATTAAAAGGTCTGTTCAAACATTCGATTCGCTTATGGCTACACTTGAAGAGGTTGGCCTGGGTGATAAAATGCGCTATTACAAGTTCATGAAAGTCCTCGCTCACCGGGATTCGACATTGAGTGGGCAGGCGCTGATGTACACGGATAGCCTGTTGCAATTATTTCCTACCGTTCAGATCCGGAAAAAATATCCTATCGAATATTCAAAAGCGCTGCTCCTGAAGGGTGATGACTTTTTTAAACAAAAACAATATTACCAGGCCTACCGTAATTATTATCATGGCAAATCCTTCCTGACCGGCATGGGCGAAATTTGTGAATGCGCGCGATACAGCAGCAGGATTGCCAACATTTCGTTTCAGGAAGAAAATTATCATCAGGCGATCGAATACTGGAAACATGAGCTTAAAGAACTGTCGCATTGTACTCAATCGGGCAACTTCCAACTTGAATTTATTGAGATGCAAGGCAGCTTGAGAAACATCGGCATCGCTCATCTATTACGCAATGAGCCTGACATTGCGCTACGTTACTTTCGGGAAGCGAAGGAATTTATTGATAAACATGCCGCCGACTTTCCACGCGAAAAGAACTTTATCAAATTTGCCCGGATTGTCATTTTACGAAATCAGGCGGAAGCCTATGCATTAAAAGGTGATACAAAGATGGCAGAGAAACTGATCGCACGTTGCCTTCAGCACGACCCGGATATTGAATGGTCTTACGAAGTGGAGCAGGAATCGCGGCAGATTTTGGCCAATATATACATTGATACCAGGCAATTTACCAAAGCATGGGAACAGCTCTTGATATTAAAAAAAATGGCTGCTGCATCAAAAAATACTGCGCATGTTGCTTCCTACCAGAAAATGCAGGCGAACATCTTGTTCGGGCAGGGCAAGTTTGAGGAGGCTGGCAAGTTACTGATTTCCAGCCTGGAAGCTGACCGCATAGAAAAATTGAGGAAAAATGCAGCGAACAAAAGCGACGTAGGCCAGCTGTTGCAGCAGATTCAGCTCGAACGCGAGCGGGAACTGGTCGCCGAAAAAGATGCCCGGGAAAGCTTGTTGTTAAAATCTGCCATTTTGTTGCTGATCGCCCTGAGCATCATTGCCTATCTGATCTGGCGAAACGCACGAAAAAGTATGATCAATTTAAAGGCTGTTACGGCGCTGAATAAGGTGATTACGCAGAGTAACATTGTGTTACAGGATACAGTGAATGCTTTGGAACAGGCAGAAATAGAGAATGAGCACGTTTTAAAGATCGTCGCGCACGATCTGCGCAATCCGCTTGCCGCCATCATTTCGGCGTCCCACATGCTTTTTTGGGATGAAACCCCTTCGGAAGAACAAGGCGAGCTTATATCCGGCATTCAGCTCTCCGCCGGGAAGGCGAATACGCTGATCAGTCAGATACTGGAATCAACGTCGGACCGCGAGCGCATTGTTAAAAATGACGTCTCGTTGCAAGAGATTGTGCAATCATGCATTGATATGCTCAGCCACAAAGCAAGTGAGAAGCAGCAGAAGCTTCAATATCGCTACGAGTCTGTTACAGTGCCCGTTGACAGGGAAAAAATATGGCGGGTTTTCTGTAATTTATTAAGCAATGCTATCAAATTTTCACAGCCCGGCGGCTCGGTCCGGATCAACCTGCAACGACAAAACGACACGGTTTTGCTGTCCATCGAAGACAATGGGATTGGAATTCCTGAGAATTTAAAAGATCAGATCTTTCTTCCTTTAAACAATGCGAAAAGATCGGGAACCGCTGGGGAGCAGTCCTATGGAATAGGCCTTTCCATCTGCAAACAGATTGTGGAATCCCACGGCGGAAGGATCTGGTTTGAATCGGTCAATGACGCCGGGACGACGTTTTTTGTAGAGTTGCCCGTGTAG
- a CDS encoding ArsR/SmtB family transcription factor, whose product MNLRRDVFQAIADPTRRAILLLVATQTMTAGAIAANFDTARPTVSKHLSILTECELLEQHQHGREVYYQINAKKMKEVADFIEPFRNMWDDRFNKLEAIMKNYKPEK is encoded by the coding sequence ATGAATTTAAGACGAGACGTATTTCAGGCCATAGCGGACCCGACGAGGAGGGCGATACTTTTGCTGGTTGCCACACAGACCATGACAGCGGGCGCAATAGCCGCGAACTTTGACACGGCACGCCCGACTGTTTCAAAACATTTGTCGATACTCACCGAATGTGAGTTGCTGGAACAACACCAGCACGGCAGGGAGGTTTACTATCAGATCAATGCGAAGAAAATGAAAGAGGTGGCCGATTTTATAGAACCCTTCCGCAATATGTGGGACGACAGGTTCAACAAGCTCGAAGCGATCATGAAAAACTACAAACCCGAAAAATAA